ATGGAAGTTGACATGTAGCAATTTAAAGTGGCCaatgtattttttatagtattagaTAGAAGAATATTTGTTAAAATGAATATGTTAGTCGTGTAAATTCTTTGAACGCAcaagataataaaatatgttGACTTTAATATCATTAGAAGCTAAATTTAATGGTTCAAACAAGCACCACTAATTATGTTAAAAAAgtaatttgtaataataatgtgatttacatattaatttttttgagtaaATTCATTTCAAAATGTAGAAATTAGACTCAATTACGCTAAAATTTTAAAGGTAATATAGAATTTGTCAACAAATTTAATACTCATTaaggaaataaatttatttatggcTATTtcctaattataaataataacaagacttataaaaaaatattaatgtcaTCATTCTTATTAATTAAATCATAATATTAGGTAATTGATAGTTTTATAGGCGaaaattattaagtaattacataaaaattagcaacaaacaagcaataaaaattttaaaaaaatctattatataataccaatttcataatttaaatatgtctcatatcatattatcatatattctatttattatctattttattatataaaaatcaggTTTCTGCATTTAATGATGGAGTTGACGTGACATGCATGCTTATGAGAGTGTTTAgcgatttatttttttaattcattaaataTAAGTTATTATGATAAATCaactatatcaactaattaatttgattagatatttaaatatcacataatttattataatttatatcgaattgatttggtagtattttttaatttatttcttttaatgttttgttagtattttttaatttatttttttaatttattaaatcaaattaattatactaattatctgtattaattaaataattagatttattaattaattattaaaataacaaatttatgCATAAAATAGGTTCTCAATATATTTTTCactaataataaaatcaaatcaaatcatatatatcgagctaaatttaaataatgtgaattaaggactaaaataaaataagatgatttttataattttacttattcaaattgaatgtaataaataaaattaattttgttagataattATAGCCTTTTGGTCTTCTATATATAGATAGccacacaaaattataaaaattatttttatcactttttctatttcaactctttttttttttatgtataaatatactCAAAATGAGAAGGTATGGATAAGTGTTTCATTAATTGtttgtttgaaaaatattatagTCTGAAAATGTCTCAATTTAAGTATTCTACCGCTATCAATGAAAGTTGAACCTGTAGTAATTCAGGATGACcatgatattttttatagtattatataaaaaaatattttttaaaataaatatacccattgtaattaattttctttatcaATCTGTTATCTTTTACCTAATAAATAATATCCATgttgaatatattattttcatcAGAAGCCATACataattgattgataattctatatataaaaatactcaTGTGGTAACTAAATACCATATAATTATCTCACTAAAGTTAATTCTCCTATAATTATGCGAATGTGATTCTCCTATGATTATGCGAATGTATAGCACCATTAGATGAGAATTACATTTATGTCCAACGAGGTAGGTGATCTTTTAGGCCTAATCACGATCAGagttgaaaaaggtttgaaaaaTGCTAACAATACAAATACTTCTTATTTTTAATAcccaataataaatatataaattaaaattaatattattccgtacaaaatcataaaatacatGGCATACTCAAAACATATTCAATCCGTATTAACTGTCATTGTTTATCAGTTACATTATGACAAATctgattattaaaaaagattaaaattaacttaaatatacacaatattattttatgttttttatttttattttattattataaaaagtCATACATATTATAAGAGAACCTCATCTTTTTACTAACGGTTCTTCTATTTAATggtttctataaaaaaaaacataataataTTGTGTTTGGCAAGAATACATGAGATTTTGAAAGGTTGAAATATAACTTTAGTCCTTAACATATTCGTAGATGAAGTGCATATTAGATAAAAAGAtagctaataaaaaaaaaataaattaccaTTTGTATCCATAAAAGATACAATCATTGACAAATGTATCTATATAAGAATAAAACGACAATTGTACCCACGAAAGATAGCTTCCGTGTGCCAAGATAATTGTGTAACCAACGTCCGGGTACTCTTGGCACACGAAAGCCATCTTCCGTGGTtataattgaaaagaaaaaaaagtatcaggacctaattgaaaattcggTGAAACTATAGAGACCTGCAGAGTAATTAAACTGAGAATTTATTGAGTGGTTAGAATAGCTCCATATCACAAATCAATGAATGTTAGCAATAGGGATGATTagaaaaataaccaaaaaaggTATTTGCAGGGATTACTCGCATTTTGGGGATAGATGAGGACTCGTGAAATCTTCACGACCTACCACCCGAAAATGGATAGGGACTTGGGGTGGCAAACAGGCCAAAATCCGTCGGGCTAACCTGCATAACCCGACAAAAAAGGAGGGTTAGGTTGAAAATTTGAGACTGCCAAACTTAAAAAGCCCGCCTACTCCTCACCGCCTAATCCATGAGCTTTGGCGGGTTTCGGTGAGCCGGTGCAGGTTTTTTCGCTAGGCCAAGCGTTTATTTTGTCAAGatcattttttttacaaatttttatgaTGTTATTAATCTACAAGATAATGAAGATGATAATTAAAGATGTTATAAGTTATATTTTAGATTATGcttttatgtttgattgattataaacttgaagatgtttaattatatattttggataatatttgttttgctttggataatattgattttattattttatttcaaaaaatttgatttataattatgtttattatatatttaaaattataattttttatatttttagaaattataaatttattgaaattattgtgaaattatatatataatttaacatttaatgatttataaaaaaaaggagAGCCTGCCAACCCGCCAGCCTATCATTAGGTGGAGCGGGGGAGAAATTTAAGACAGCCTTACTAGGCGGGACGGAACAGGCTAGCCCACCAGATTGCGGACTTTTGGCGAAACAGGGCGGGCTTTCCTGTTTGTCACCCCTAATGGGACACAGACATAAATACCCGCACCATggaataaaattattaatttatcctaatttatatatacataaattcaCTTCTTGAATTTAATAACCCTAATTTCTGCCTCTAATTcgaattcttcctttttctttcagaCTCATTCTCAGATTCGATCCTATCTCTCTCTAACTCATTTTCTCCGCCTCTCAAGTCCATCACTACGTCGCTCAGTATCGTCccaaaaaattatgttatgttattatgttggaatatgtttttatgttttctccttttgaaatgttatttttcataaCGAATATGTTATAAATTGTGTTGAATTTAATTGAActgattattttataattattatattatgtctttttgtgttaatttttttaaaattttaccgAGGAGATCTGCATTCTTTAATGGGTAATTAAACAAGAACTTGCAATGACGGAGAAGGAACGGGggcattttttttaaataggagTAAGGGATGGGAAGGGGGTTTCTCACGCTCCTCTGAGTACTCATTACCATATCTAACTAGCAACAGAGATTCAATATGCGTCAATTTAAGAGGGGACGCGTGGACTTCATCTGCATTGGGCCTTTAAGGTAATGATCCTAAGTCGGATTTGGGACCCTAACAATGAATTTTAGTTGATCTTGCTTGCATTGAGGTCTTACTAGGCCCAAATATATCTTGGATTAATATTTTGAGTTATTGTTATAGCAAATActatactatttaatattataacacTTAGTATATGTAAAAGTTAAATATATTTacaagatattttttaattcaaattaaaacaaattagttatctcttttttagttttaaatattattttttactataacgaaaaaataaaaataacaataataactcacataattaaaatagataattttaatatatacatgacactatatatatatatcaaggattattatatatgatatataatttttttttgtaatgactatttatataatttattgaacaatttttttatcttaatatttaataaattaacatacaaaatattatttaacatataaaatattatttaacataCAAAATAAGTATCTTAAGTCATCATCTAGgacaataaatataatagtgcaagtatttatttatttattagtagtgaaaaatatgtaaataatataaactaattttttttagtataaaagcaataataaaagttattaattaagttaattatctaattaaaaaattataaaaaattatttaaataataataacaaataagaTCACTATTTTTACATATTACAaagtttatgaaaaaaattttggataaaTCAATCCTCAATAGATTATACATTAATTCtgtcaaaaaaatatataattaatacattggatattattatttacgtactaatatatatatatatatatatatatatatattattcattattaagtttataattaatttttaatccaatttttagtaattaaaatttaaatgaatgaaattattaaatgctaaatattttacatcaaaccaatttatttttttattgaaattaaaaaatgagacattaatcaattctaaatttaaatttaaatttgagtaagaaaataaaaatattttaaattttatcttactaactagaattaattttaagacaagaaattattttgcacatcatatatatattatggGATAGTATGTCATTTGCTATTTTTTAATGGTAAATATTGTCAAATAAAATAGTGTAAGAAATTAGAAGAAAATGTATttataaatttagaaaatattaatttattttttaatagaataaattatatattgaataacaAAAGTTATTATTGATTTTTCTTCACACTAACTAATACTCAACGATGGTGTTTCAGTACACCAtattatcaataaatattaatcgatctaataacttttgtaatgacataagtttacgaatttgaaaatttaaaaatcatttcataaaaatgtaaaattttaacaaGTAACAATGTTGATCATATTGTTTTGACTTTAAGAATGAATACGATACCAACAAATAAAATTGTCCTAAGTAAATTTCAACAAAGACAAAAGTCCATAAGTATTACTATTAATGAaaatttaatctattttaaagaCAAATACAAATTTTCTCTACGAATTTCTTAACTCGACAAGTTGAGGATTAATCCACCACATATTGATATACTATTTATTAAGGGTGAAATTCGAACtccaaatacttgcttaagCAGACAAATGAAATAATCATTCAACTAatccaaattaattaaaataaatattaattatttttaatatttttaaattataaaatatttataataataataattactatatatatttttcatttaaattttaataaattttttttatataattttatgtattaagAACACAGAAACTAGTATTTTTTAAGAATCCAATTAAGGTGTTGAATTTTTTAATGATCAAATTGATTCCTAATGATCTTTTAAGGATTAGTTCGAAAACTAACCTTTGTTTATCTGTATATCTCTTTTTCttagtaatttttaaaaaaaatctgcaTAACTagcaaatattattatttttggcacATAATAATTTACACTTATATTTACACGTTTtgcacataaaaaatatataatttataccTATATTTATTAAAGTTTTACATACATGAATCAATAcaatttatacatatatttttcaGAGTTTATACCCAtgaattagtaaaatttatttgttaaaaataatttcgtGTTTGTGCTAGCCAAATAATgacacaaaatattaaaaattgctATCCTCAAGAGTTTCTattgaaaaaaaaggaaaaaagtgaTGGATTCTAATACATGTTATGTAATTAGGTCACTATCATGAGATTATATATACACAGCTTATCATACTTGTGTTTTGTGTGGAATTTGTAATATGATGGAAGCTTCAACTGAACAAGTTGAAAAATGGAAGGGCAAGGCCAAAACAGAAGTACTAGGATTCAAAGTAGAGCAAGTATGGCCTCTCTTGGAAGATTTCTTTGGCCTTGACAAGTGGTTCCCTACTCTCTCTACATGCCTTGCCGTCGAAGGCATCTCCGGCCGACCCGGCTGCGTGCGCTTCTGTGCCGGATTCAAGACCCCTGTGGATGAACAAGGCAAACAAACTATAAATTGGACTAAGCAGAAGCTTTTGTCCATTGACCCAACATTGCATACATTTAGCTACTCAATCATAGATGGAAATGTTGGATTCTACTCCTACATTTCGACCTTGAAGGTGACACCTAAGGAAGATCAGGGGTGCGAGATTGAGTGGCTATATGAAGTTGAACCTGTCCAAGGGTGGCGGCCGGAAGATCTCGATCTTTTTATTGGTTCGGGTTTGCAGGTGATGGCTCAGAGGATTCAGGGAGCTTTAGAGACCATGCAAGAAGCAGTTAAAACTTGAAGTAATCATGTGAGTGGCTACCAAGAAATGCAATAAAGCTACTACTACTTCTCTTCAGTTGATGTATCCTTTGTGTGTTCTAGTGTATAACTTTGTTATGAATAAGTACTAGTAGTAATTAGTTGAACATGAATGATTTGAAATTTATGCTGTTTGTTTGAAAAGTTGCAACAATAAAATACCTATTTGTTCTGAATTTCATATGGTGCTCATCTCTGGGTATAAGGTGCTACTTCACTGGAAACTCTCATTCTTTTTTATCCATCAATTTGAAGGAGTCCAAAGGTTGAGATTCCAATAAACACTTCCACTATGTTTGATGCTTTGATAGTTGGAAGTGAAACAGATTATTTGTGTCTCTTATTTtctctaatttaaaaaaaatatatagaaaattgACATAAACCTTAAAATTGAGCACATATTCCTTGATAAAAATAGTAATGGAAAATACTATACTATATAGTATATATACACTAAAACCAACCACCAtgtatttgtatttgtatttgtgtgtattactttatatatttttaatgtgtattctattttgtaatatttaatttatatgaGTAATAATTCTTTATATGCATGCAACATGATTGAATTAAAATATTGAGTAatgctaataataataataattaatgttGAATACACTTAGTAATGTGAACGTCCTTTTAAACTGTATCCAAAAACCAAAATTATCCCCCGTATGCAAGACTTCGGAAATAGTGGGTATATAAGAACACTTTTGGCTGCTtgaacataaaaataataatgacaATTGAATATGTCATAAACAAATTTCATCGTGAAAATACAATTTCGTGATGTTAGACATCAAGATATATGGGATTTCAATAAAGATTTGTCTCACCAATTTGGTCTTTTAGATGAAATGGAGTAGGCATCAATGGGTCTGAAAATCCATTTCATATATGTCGAAGTATTGTTTTAAACTTTTGagataaaaaagtaaaaaaaaaaaaaagaaatccaaaatcaatcaagattaagaTCCAATTTAGTTACGATAGTTACATGGATGATATTTTAATCATTATCAAGTTTGACTGATTCATAAAACGATGCACTCAAAACGTAATTCATGTGACGATGGAGAACAAAATTGAACATTATtccagcaaaagaaaaaatcagGAAGATTTTACtaccattattattgtttgtTTGGCAAAAATCCAGACTATTGCAGCAAACTTGCTGTGTGTGTCATCAGTGTATGACACTCAATAAGATACCTAAAACTAGGAGAACACACAAACTATTTGAACTTCAAAGAAATTTGTTATTCTGACTTGAATATTCAAGTGAAATGTATGAAATTGAAATAGAAAGGATATAACAACTGAAATCAACATCTTTCATCTggatatatctatat
The genomic region above belongs to Arachis stenosperma cultivar V10309 chromosome 5, arast.V10309.gnm1.PFL2, whole genome shotgun sequence and contains:
- the LOC130982622 gene encoding lachrymatory-factor synthase-like, coding for MMEASTEQVEKWKGKAKTEVLGFKVEQVWPLLEDFFGLDKWFPTLSTCLAVEGISGRPGCVRFCAGFKTPVDEQGKQTINWTKQKLLSIDPTLHTFSYSIIDGNVGFYSYISTLKVTPKEDQGCEIEWLYEVEPVQGWRPEDLDLFIGSGLQVMAQRIQGALETMQEAVKT